One Anaerolineae bacterium genomic window carries:
- a CDS encoding Gfo/Idh/MocA family oxidoreductase, which translates to MKAGIVGVRHWHVGEYVRCLQACGAEIVGVADQVLEAAERWAEALGCRAFATPYDLVRATHPDILFAQGPHIEMAGMVQELLKWKVPFLIEKPASLDWRQLADLARRAGGLWAGVDLPLRAMPLIVRLVTWREQGLLGRVNHFHYRLIAGAPERYRRWQVPWMLDPDQAGGGALINFGPHGLDLLLLLWDDEVATVYAQTSRRSYGERVDDNTIICCVGREGALGVVEVSYLNVNDHYERGLLLSTDRLFLTASRLNEATWRWRSQAEEEEPAMSPSENLLETSNPHGEDFFLIFVQVSLQRLQAGQPPVASLWDMAATLRLLNAAQEAAQRGRPVRLPPDWLRRMR; encoded by the coding sequence ATGAAAGCAGGAATCGTGGGAGTTCGCCACTGGCATGTCGGGGAGTACGTGCGCTGTCTGCAGGCCTGCGGCGCCGAGATTGTGGGAGTGGCTGACCAGGTGCTGGAAGCCGCTGAACGGTGGGCAGAAGCCCTCGGATGCCGCGCTTTTGCCACCCCATATGATTTGGTCCGAGCGACTCATCCCGACATCTTGTTCGCTCAAGGGCCCCACATCGAAATGGCAGGAATGGTCCAAGAACTTTTGAAATGGAAAGTTCCCTTTCTGATCGAAAAGCCGGCGAGCTTGGATTGGCGCCAACTGGCCGATTTGGCGCGTCGGGCAGGGGGCCTTTGGGCTGGCGTGGATCTCCCCCTGCGAGCAATGCCGTTGATCGTCCGCCTGGTGACATGGCGGGAGCAAGGGCTGCTTGGCCGGGTCAACCATTTCCACTATCGGCTGATCGCGGGGGCTCCTGAACGCTATCGGCGGTGGCAGGTGCCCTGGATGTTGGATCCAGATCAGGCCGGTGGGGGCGCGCTGATCAACTTCGGGCCCCATGGGCTTGATCTGTTGCTTCTGCTGTGGGATGACGAAGTGGCAACGGTGTATGCTCAGACGAGCCGGCGTTCCTATGGAGAACGGGTGGATGATAACACAATAATCTGCTGCGTCGGGCGAGAAGGGGCGTTAGGTGTGGTGGAGGTGAGCTATCTGAACGTCAACGACCACTACGAGCGCGGCTTGCTCCTAAGCACTGATCGGCTCTTTTTGACGGCTAGCCGGCTGAACGAGGCGACATGGCGCTGGCGATCACAAGCGGAAGAGGAGGAGCCCGCCATGTCGCCGTCGGAAAATCTCTTGGAGACCTCCAATCCACATGGAGAGGACTTCTTCTTGATCTTCGTGCAAGTGAGCCTGCAGCGTTTACAAGCAGGACAACCCCCCGTGGCCTCTCTATGGGACATGGCGGCCACTCTGCGGCTCCTGAACGCAGCACAGGAGGCTGCTCAACGTGGGCGGCCAGTGCGACTGCCTCCAGATTGGCTTAGGAGGATGAGATGA